In Pseudomonadota bacterium, one genomic interval encodes:
- a CDS encoding CDP-glycerol glycerophosphotransferase family protein, producing the protein MNAFVCMVPLHYYVFRSIYESLEDSVFLIPPQTDKPIVEYGGGMSSRGLYDYVYSFLKQKHVNVVDYGPADIDNFADFIKKNVRNIICPHMFTGVHLLDNVRIFKIVYGIPRNIQAQFKYELNYLMDFIIAFGEEASERYKSRGYDNIFYAGNPMFDDWFNDNIDEVLLEQIETRLDHGKPTLLYLPTWNTYSSINTFADEVLGLSNDYNIIIKLHHCTFNGEIDRLCKFMSYPEINVFGDYMDPLVLYRLSDLVLTDGLSGSTFDALLLGKPTIMLGSSVEEYGIDIFENEILSSDNRGQRLVETVTIPKDLPRAIQNNLGKRIQLNEELERQLFFKTDGKSGERIAKIVVETDDRPVTPLLEKYDKALKLVSDIKQRGIIEGSKNDFLQHCYPEQTKKLGIISRISHRLFRN; encoded by the coding sequence ATGAACGCTTTTGTTTGTATGGTACCATTGCACTACTACGTTTTTAGAAGCATTTACGAATCCCTGGAGGATTCAGTTTTTTTAATCCCCCCCCAAACGGATAAGCCAATAGTTGAATATGGTGGCGGTATGAGTTCGAGGGGCCTTTATGATTATGTGTATTCTTTCTTGAAACAGAAACATGTAAATGTTGTGGATTATGGACCTGCTGATATAGATAATTTTGCGGATTTTATTAAAAAAAATGTTCGTAATATCATATGTCCGCATATGTTTACCGGCGTCCATTTATTAGATAACGTAAGAATTTTTAAAATTGTCTATGGTATTCCCCGAAATATACAGGCGCAGTTTAAATATGAACTCAACTATTTAATGGATTTCATCATAGCTTTCGGAGAGGAAGCGTCAGAGAGATATAAGAGCAGGGGGTATGATAACATATTTTATGCAGGCAACCCGATGTTTGATGATTGGTTTAACGACAACATTGATGAAGTTCTGTTGGAGCAAATCGAGACAAGATTAGATCACGGCAAGCCGACACTGCTATACTTGCCAACGTGGAACACGTATTCTTCAATAAACACCTTCGCAGATGAAGTGCTCGGCTTAAGTAACGATTATAATATCATTATCAAGCTGCATCATTGTACGTTTAATGGGGAAATCGATAGACTTTGCAAATTCATGTCCTATCCCGAGATTAATGTTTTTGGGGACTATATGGACCCATTAGTTCTTTACAGGCTAAGTGATTTGGTTTTAACGGACGGATTAAGTGGCTCAACATTTGATGCGTTACTTTTAGGCAAACCAACGATTATGCTTGGTTCCTCTGTTGAGGAATATGGTATTGATATTTTTGAGAATGAGATTTTATCATCCGATAATAGAGGCCAAAGATTAGTGGAAACCGTAACCATCCCCAAAGATCTTCCTCGCGCAATACAAAACAATCTTGGGAAACGGATACAGTTGAATGAGGAATTAGAAAGACAACTGTTTTTTAAAACAGACGGGAAGTCAGGAGAACGCATAGCGAAAATTGTTGTTGAGACCGACGATCGCCCGGTAACGCCATTACTGGAAAAGTACGACAAAGCATTAAAGTTAGTCTCTGACATAAAGCAGCGGGGTATTATCGAAGGGAGCAAAAATGACTTTTTACAACATTGCTACCCGGAACAGACAAAAAAACTAGGCATAATTTCAAGAATATCTCACCGTTTATTCAGAAACTGA
- a CDS encoding DUF2334 domain-containing protein produces MKVITKWIFCLAVVIIAIFVFSESALSKVIVCFRYDYVSNTSDPVVDNMVMNVFMERNIPLTVAIIPFERDIKTHRPIPFEIKEKTALKKASDAGIVEIALHGFLDEAIAFNKSGVKLEYSFILASEQKKEILHGKQELESIFKKNVKIFVSSKEYDRNALAALEEAGIEILLANRNGVISRDSKLKFLPSTCTTIDLIKTVKEAKKYNFLNPIVINVFNRYEFMESDVVDYDIKKRSMSAFKLILNELKKQDDVEIMNIGGVAKQYPYTTESLMARNKLYTTLFLPQLFLPLPFFNPKAMIPSDKLYYLEADKAISIKKIAKLKVNFVNALSFLSFVLVGFLIFRFLILKVILRKLLKINIYRITSVSLFALAMLYSIRNGRLESIAGIIVAFFVGLLSGELVRFNCDTKKTDY; encoded by the coding sequence ATGAAAGTAATTACAAAATGGATTTTTTGCCTTGCTGTGGTGATTATTGCAATTTTCGTATTTTCTGAGAGCGCACTTTCAAAGGTAATTGTATGTTTCAGGTACGACTATGTATCTAATACTTCAGATCCGGTTGTTGATAATATGGTTATGAATGTATTCATGGAAAGAAACATACCCTTAACGGTTGCGATAATCCCCTTTGAGAGGGACATTAAGACCCACAGACCGATTCCTTTTGAAATAAAGGAAAAGACTGCGTTGAAAAAAGCTTCTGATGCGGGAATTGTAGAAATTGCTTTGCACGGTTTCCTGGATGAGGCAATAGCCTTTAATAAAAGCGGAGTAAAATTGGAGTATTCATTTATTCTAGCATCCGAGCAAAAGAAAGAAATATTACATGGGAAGCAGGAATTAGAGAGTATTTTTAAAAAGAATGTAAAGATCTTTGTTTCCTCTAAAGAGTACGATCGAAACGCATTGGCGGCCTTAGAAGAAGCGGGCATAGAAATATTGTTGGCCAATAGAAATGGCGTAATTTCAAGAGATTCAAAGTTGAAGTTTCTACCTTCAACATGCACTACGATAGATCTGATCAAAACTGTCAAAGAAGCAAAGAAGTACAATTTCTTAAATCCGATAGTGATTAATGTATTTAATCGATACGAGTTTATGGAATCAGATGTAGTCGATTATGACATAAAAAAAAGATCGATGTCAGCGTTTAAATTGATTCTGAATGAACTAAAAAAGCAAGATGATGTTGAAATTATGAATATAGGTGGCGTTGCAAAGCAATATCCTTATACTACAGAAAGCCTGATGGCTCGAAACAAGCTCTATACCACTCTGTTTTTACCACAATTATTCTTGCCCCTTCCTTTCTTTAACCCCAAAGCCATGATTCCTTCTGATAAGCTTTACTATTTAGAAGCAGACAAGGCAATTTCAATAAAAAAAATCGCGAAATTGAAAGTAAATTTTGTCAATGCCCTCTCCTTTTTGTCTTTTGTTTTGGTAGGATTTCTAATCTTTCGATTCCTGATATTGAAAGTAATCTTAAGGAAATTACTTAAAATAAACATTTATCGAATAACATCTGTTTCATTGTTTGCCCTTGCAATGCTTTACTCGATTAGAAACGGGAGGCTTGAGTCTATAGCTGGAATAATCGTAGCCTTTTTTGTCGGCCTTTTATCCGGGGAATTAGTACGGTTTAACTGCGATACTAAAAAAACTGATTACTGA
- the wecB gene encoding UDP-N-acetylglucosamine 2-epimerase (non-hydrolyzing) — protein sequence MKSQKIMHIVGARPNFMKVAPIMREMRKYPDRFTQILVHTGQHYDESMSEVFFSDLDLPKPDINLGVGSGTHAYQTAQIMLRFESVLLENRPDWVVVVGDVNSTIACALVCSKLGIRVAHVEAGLRSFDRTMPEEINRILTDQISDVLFTTEESANENLLREGIPKEKIYFVGNVMIDTLVHLLPKTDNRLILKELGLLKSDGQAETRSYMLVTMHRPSNVDNSETLKEIIGTLIELSKHMPVIFPVHPRTRGQIADMDLQTSTSLIFLDPLGYLDFLTLMRHAKLVLTDSGGIQEETTYLGVPCLTVRPNTERPVTISKGTNRLVENDSRQIIEAVKDTMDNLSKGSMRRSIPELWDGRASQRIVEILANLAIGE from the coding sequence ATGAAATCACAAAAGATAATGCATATAGTCGGTGCGCGACCCAATTTTATGAAAGTTGCTCCCATCATGAGAGAGATGCGCAAATATCCCGACAGGTTCACCCAAATCCTCGTTCATACCGGTCAGCACTATGATGAAAGCATGTCGGAGGTATTCTTTTCTGATCTGGATCTGCCCAAGCCAGATATTAATTTGGGGGTCGGGTCAGGCACCCATGCGTATCAAACAGCGCAGATCATGCTCCGATTCGAATCAGTGCTGCTTGAAAATAGACCCGACTGGGTGGTTGTGGTAGGTGATGTGAACTCAACGATTGCCTGTGCGCTGGTATGCAGTAAACTCGGAATTCGTGTTGCCCATGTGGAGGCGGGTTTACGTTCTTTCGATAGAACCATGCCTGAAGAGATAAATCGTATTCTGACGGATCAGATTTCAGATGTTTTGTTCACAACAGAAGAAAGTGCCAATGAAAACCTGTTGCGGGAAGGCATTCCAAAAGAGAAAATCTACTTTGTCGGTAATGTTATGATCGATACGCTGGTTCATTTGTTACCGAAAACTGACAACCGGCTAATTCTGAAAGAACTTGGTTTGCTGAAAAGTGATGGCCAGGCTGAAACGAGAAGCTACATGCTTGTAACAATGCATCGCCCTTCAAATGTGGACAACAGTGAAACGCTAAAGGAAATTATAGGTACTTTGATTGAATTGAGTAAGCATATGCCGGTTATCTTTCCTGTTCATCCCCGCACCAGGGGACAAATAGCTGATATGGATTTACAAACATCGACCTCTCTCATTTTTTTAGACCCGCTTGGATATCTCGATTTCTTGACCCTTATGCGGCATGCGAAATTGGTGTTAACCGACTCTGGCGGTATTCAAGAGGAAACCACTTACCTTGGCGTGCCGTGTCTGACAGTGCGACCAAATACCGAACGACCGGTGACTATCTCCAAGGGCACAAATAGATTGGTGGAAAATGACAGCAGGCAAATAATAGAAGCTGTAAAAGATACAATGGACAATTTGTCCAAGGGAAGCATGAGAAGGAGCATCCCTGAACTATGGGATGGCAGGGCATCTCAGCGAATTGTAGAGATCTTGGCAAACTTAGCGATAGGAGAATGA
- a CDS encoding glycosyltransferase family 39 protein — protein MLRIKKTSLFDSFVFSYAIGIGLISLLIFYIASFGFLYSTFLYPILFLLVIASIPKIFAFLKSLNKSSLMIKQINWPYLNIIIFTIIGIYILILMIQALCPPTEYDSLVYHLADPKAFLKYKQLIYQQVPGIDIPLGKIMPFNFEMLYIIPLFFGRDALAQLFQLGSTMIALLAVYNCTANLFSARVGLMAIAILSFQPAVAPFMSSAKPDTALLLYAVLAVYSIVNWFRQNDSKWLLLCGIFSGFYLAGKLSGLILAVYLFIPILFKSIYRHRIRIGRILSESAIFLLPVVIIAGPWLIRTWFITGDPIYPYLTKFFGRSFITEISHQKSLMGFIKYPWDLTFNTNVFLAEGGITPIYLAIFPVIFILKRISKPIIYLSLFSMIYIYTFYFLHVQSRYFLVGIVGLAIVCAYLIDKILRSDHKIYKIITLILLFSFFSQNLYALVKVNVPKFKVALGSLSRQQYLRNSLRDYYFMAEYVNNNLPINSTIFSPWENRFYYFDCNFLSGNWMVSEMLKVDSVEEWRKILKEEYKANYLLLAWDYHRVLIRLYENGHLGYDPRKNLLFSNGMEKYLSLVHSNGDYVLYKIL, from the coding sequence TTGTTAAGAATTAAGAAAACATCTCTGTTTGATTCATTTGTTTTTTCATATGCTATTGGGATAGGGTTAATTTCGTTGCTCATATTTTATATCGCTTCATTTGGTTTTTTATATTCAACCTTTTTATATCCAATATTGTTTCTGCTGGTTATAGCTTCTATTCCAAAGATATTCGCTTTTTTGAAATCTTTAAATAAGTCATCATTAATGATAAAACAAATAAATTGGCCCTATTTAAATATCATTATTTTCACTATCATTGGAATATATATCCTTATTCTAATGATCCAGGCATTATGTCCCCCAACCGAGTATGATTCCCTTGTGTACCATCTCGCCGATCCTAAAGCATTTCTTAAATATAAACAGCTTATTTATCAACAGGTACCAGGAATAGACATACCTCTTGGTAAAATAATGCCATTTAACTTTGAGATGCTTTACATAATTCCACTTTTTTTTGGAAGAGATGCGCTTGCTCAACTGTTTCAATTAGGCTCAACAATGATTGCACTATTGGCTGTTTATAATTGCACTGCAAATTTGTTTTCGGCTCGTGTAGGACTGATGGCTATAGCAATATTATCGTTTCAGCCTGCGGTTGCTCCTTTCATGTCTTCAGCCAAACCGGATACAGCGCTTCTCTTGTATGCTGTTTTAGCTGTCTATTCTATCGTTAATTGGTTTCGACAAAATGATTCAAAATGGTTATTGCTTTGTGGCATTTTTTCCGGCTTTTATTTGGCCGGAAAATTATCGGGTTTAATCCTCGCCGTGTACTTGTTTATCCCTATTCTTTTTAAAAGTATTTATAGACACAGAATAAGAATTGGAAGGATATTATCAGAATCAGCTATTTTTTTGTTGCCCGTAGTAATTATAGCGGGCCCATGGTTAATTAGAACCTGGTTCATAACCGGAGATCCGATTTATCCTTATTTAACTAAATTCTTTGGAAGATCATTTATTACAGAAATAAGCCACCAAAAGTCTTTAATGGGATTTATCAAATATCCTTGGGATTTAACTTTTAATACGAATGTATTCTTGGCGGAAGGAGGTATAACACCAATTTATTTGGCTATTTTCCCGGTAATATTTATTTTAAAAAGGATAAGCAAGCCTATAATTTATTTGTCACTATTTAGCATGATCTATATCTATACCTTTTATTTTCTCCATGTTCAAAGCCGTTATTTTCTTGTGGGTATTGTCGGCTTAGCCATAGTATGCGCTTATTTGATTGACAAAATATTAAGGAGTGATCATAAAATCTATAAAATAATTACTTTAATATTACTTTTCTCATTCTTTTCTCAAAATCTATATGCTCTTGTCAAAGTGAATGTCCCCAAATTCAAGGTGGCGCTGGGATCATTAAGCCGTCAACAATATCTAAGAAACAGTCTTCGAGATTATTATTTTATGGCAGAATATGTCAACAATAACTTGCCCATAAATTCAACTATTTTTTCTCCATGGGAAAATAGATTCTATTATTTTGATTGTAATTTTTTGAGCGGGAATTGGATGGTATCGGAAATGCTCAAAGTTGACTCTGTAGAAGAATGGAGGAAGATTTTAAAAGAGGAATATAAAGCAAATTATCTCCTGTTAGCCTGGGATTATCATCGAGTATTGATCCGGCTATATGAGAATGGACATTTGGGATATGACCCGAGAAAAAATCTTTTATTCAGTAATGGGATGGAAAAATATTTGAGTTTAGTGCATTCAAACGGCGATTACGTGCTATATAAAATATTATGA
- a CDS encoding Txe/YoeB family addiction module toxin, giving the protein MINFTKEAWEQYTYWQNVDKTMVNKINNLIKDCTRSPFKGIGKPEPLTKNLSGFWSRRIDDEHRLVYKYENGDLFIISCRFHY; this is encoded by the coding sequence ATGATCAACTTCACAAAAGAGGCATGGGAGCAGTACACATACTGGCAAAATGTCGATAAAACCATGGTTAATAAAATTAATAATCTCATAAAAGACTGCACGAGAAGCCCCTTTAAAGGAATCGGAAAACCGGAGCCGCTAACAAAAAACCTCTCCGGGTTCTGGTCAAGAAGGATTGACGATGAACATAGACTTGTGTACAAATACGAAAATGGAGATTTGTTTATTATATCATGCCGGTTCCATTATTGA
- a CDS encoding glycosyltransferase family 4 protein, with translation MATLKKLRILCIGWASSIHVERMMTWMASRGHEVSILTDIPKEIPSVTVYDLRRKPDLRPRLERYKDAYSNVHWKWLFKLNEIIRIRKIVKEIKPDIVHSFTLWYPGYLGVYLSFHPYMVTVFNGDVLWKQEHIDFYTKIRTKYAIKKADLITGESQALIDACVVHGADKSKVHVTRNGGVDLRVFNPNGNKAEIRRMLNLQADSKIVLSPRNTGLFYNLDKIVKAIPKVRKSVDDIVFVFIWHSPAEKGNELLGLASNLGVKDAVKIVGYVNHDVVALYHRAADVMVSISDRDSGPMALQEAMACGDVPVISDLPSVREWIQDGWNGLLVDMNNVDQVADSIITLLENDEMRKSFAERNLQLIQEKGDQEYWMGKMEELYYSLVKGGKDRQGARGSGNGKSQN, from the coding sequence ATGGCCACTTTGAAGAAATTAAGAATATTGTGCATTGGATGGGCAAGTAGCATCCATGTAGAAAGGATGATGACCTGGATGGCAAGTAGGGGTCATGAGGTCTCGATACTAACAGATATACCCAAAGAAATACCTAGCGTTACAGTATATGACCTCCGGAGAAAACCTGACCTGAGGCCGCGCCTCGAGAGATATAAAGACGCTTATTCCAACGTACACTGGAAATGGCTCTTCAAACTGAATGAAATTATTCGTATTAGAAAAATTGTTAAGGAAATAAAGCCTGACATTGTTCATTCGTTTACCCTTTGGTACCCTGGATATCTTGGTGTTTATCTGAGTTTTCATCCTTATATGGTCACGGTTTTTAATGGTGACGTTTTGTGGAAACAAGAACATATAGATTTTTATACAAAGATAAGGACAAAATACGCAATAAAGAAGGCCGACTTAATAACTGGTGAGTCTCAGGCTTTGATAGATGCATGTGTGGTGCACGGTGCTGATAAAAGCAAAGTTCATGTTACGCGCAATGGAGGGGTTGACTTAAGAGTGTTTAATCCAAACGGAAACAAGGCAGAAATTCGCCGTATGTTAAACCTTCAGGCAGACTCGAAGATTGTCTTAAGTCCTCGAAACACCGGTTTGTTCTACAATCTGGACAAGATCGTAAAGGCCATACCAAAGGTAAGAAAGTCTGTTGATGACATCGTTTTTGTCTTTATCTGGCATTCGCCTGCAGAAAAGGGAAATGAGTTACTTGGTTTGGCATCGAATCTGGGTGTGAAGGATGCAGTGAAAATAGTAGGTTATGTCAATCATGATGTAGTTGCACTGTACCATAGGGCTGCGGATGTAATGGTTTCAATCTCCGATAGGGATTCGGGACCGATGGCCTTGCAGGAGGCGATGGCATGCGGGGATGTCCCGGTGATAAGCGATTTGCCTTCTGTAAGAGAGTGGATACAAGATGGCTGGAATGGATTATTGGTTGACATGAACAATGTTGATCAGGTTGCAGATTCCATTATTACACTGTTGGAAAATGATGAAATGAGGAAATCCTTTGCTGAAAGAAATTTGCAATTGATACAGGAAAAAGGCGACCAGGAATACTGGATGGGTAAAATGGAAGAGTTGTATTATTCTTTGGTGAAAGGTGGAAAAGACAGGCAAGGGGCAAGGGGATCAGGAAATGGTAAAAGTCAGAACTAA
- a CDS encoding aspartate/glutamate racemase family protein: protein MPVIKPSGGEVDWPENEGVLGIVGVAPWATIDFCKVLYERIRATRDWHYPRVIADINTKLPSRGRHLQLGEIDPSPAIAATIRELYAQGATVVVVPCNTAHILYERWSKDSPVPLPHIVRETLALAERAGIKSFTPFTSASLALHDLYGKLAGEFSLQCRRLNADEQMMVSSMIEDVKIRGAITNANLIKFDELITRLWAGGVEAAILGCTELSSLLDRSKKDGLKAFDSNIALAQAALKELHLSRHLLDPDEIFLKRGIR, encoded by the coding sequence ATGCCTGTTATTAAACCAAGTGGTGGTGAAGTAGATTGGCCCGAGAATGAAGGTGTGCTTGGAATTGTCGGCGTCGCACCTTGGGCAACAATAGATTTCTGCAAAGTGCTGTATGAGCGAATCCGAGCAACGAGAGACTGGCATTACCCTCGTGTGATTGCGGATATCAATACAAAATTGCCGAGCCGTGGCCGACATCTGCAGCTTGGAGAAATAGACCCATCCCCAGCTATTGCTGCGACCATAAGAGAGTTATACGCGCAAGGTGCAACTGTGGTCGTTGTTCCGTGCAATACAGCACATATTTTGTATGAAAGATGGTCTAAGGATTCACCCGTCCCGCTACCCCACATTGTGCGTGAAACGCTGGCGCTGGCAGAGCGTGCCGGTATCAAGAGTTTTACGCCTTTCACTTCCGCTTCCCTTGCATTACATGATCTCTATGGAAAATTAGCGGGAGAATTCAGCCTTCAGTGTCGTCGGCTGAACGCAGATGAACAAATGATGGTTTCGAGCATGATTGAAGATGTAAAAATACGCGGTGCAATTACCAATGCTAATCTCATTAAGTTTGATGAGTTGATCACACGGCTGTGGGCAGGTGGTGTTGAGGCGGCTATCTTGGGATGCACCGAACTTTCGTCCTTGCTGGACCGAAGCAAGAAGGATGGTCTTAAGGCGTTCGACTCCAATATCGCACTCGCACAGGCGGCGCTTAAAGAGCTCCACTTGTCACGACATTTGCTCGATCCTGATGAGATTTTTTTAAAACGGGGCATTCGTTAA
- a CDS encoding NAD(P)-dependent oxidoreductase translates to MKRILVTGSKGTLGVPLVAELKKRGHEVWQCDLQHQRDENYIRADVSNHRQLERVFEANQYDYVYHLAAEFGRINGEEYYDTLWETNVIGTRNILEWQKRKGFRLIFASSSEIYGDKHEEILSEDIPLNKSIIQHNDYATTKWVNEVQIMNFEKRYGIETVRCRFFNAYGPGEHYHHYRSVVCLFCYRALHNIPWQVYEGYHRVFMYIDDFIPTLSNVCENFKAGEVYNIGGEEFRSVKELSNLVLKHTGADESLVEYLPEDKHNTMNKKPDISKAKKDLGHNPRIILEEGVPKTIEWMKATYRV, encoded by the coding sequence ATAAAAAGGATTCTTGTTACGGGAAGTAAAGGTACTCTTGGAGTTCCTCTTGTTGCGGAGCTGAAAAAGCGGGGTCACGAAGTGTGGCAGTGCGACCTGCAGCATCAGCGGGACGAAAACTATATTCGAGCAGACGTATCAAACCACCGTCAGTTGGAAAGAGTTTTCGAGGCAAATCAATACGACTATGTGTATCACCTTGCCGCTGAATTCGGACGTATCAATGGAGAGGAATATTACGATACATTGTGGGAGACAAATGTAATAGGGACCAGGAATATCCTTGAGTGGCAAAAAAGAAAAGGTTTCAGGCTCATATTCGCCAGTTCCTCGGAGATATATGGGGATAAACACGAGGAAATTCTTTCGGAGGATATTCCTCTCAATAAATCCATCATTCAGCATAACGATTATGCGACCACAAAATGGGTCAATGAAGTTCAGATAATGAACTTTGAAAAAAGATACGGCATTGAGACCGTCCGATGCCGGTTTTTCAATGCCTACGGCCCGGGGGAGCATTATCATCATTACAGAAGTGTGGTTTGTTTATTTTGTTACAGGGCGTTGCATAATATTCCCTGGCAAGTATATGAAGGGTATCATAGAGTCTTTATGTATATTGATGATTTTATCCCCACTCTTTCTAATGTCTGCGAAAATTTCAAGGCAGGTGAGGTTTACAATATTGGCGGCGAAGAATTCAGGAGCGTTAAGGAACTCAGTAATTTAGTGTTGAAACATACGGGCGCAGACGAGTCGCTTGTGGAATATCTACCTGAGGACAAGCACAATACGATGAATAAGAAACCTGACATATCAAAGGCAAAGAAAGACCTTGGACACAATCCCAGGATTATATTGGAGGAGGGCGTGCCAAAAACAATAGAGTGGATGAAAGCAACATACAGAGTATAG
- a CDS encoding clan AA aspartic protease, whose amino-acid sequence MRIIRITARLTNLEKTGEPYEADFLVDTGAIDCMAPESELIKAGIKVEGKEVYELANGQSVEYKFGFARVSFMGSETVTQVIFGSEDSEPILGVVALENTGIGVDPVTRTLKRMAAKPLKSFTTAG is encoded by the coding sequence ATGAGAATTATAAGAATAACAGCAAGATTAACTAATTTAGAAAAAACAGGAGAGCCATACGAAGCAGATTTTTTAGTTGATACGGGAGCTATTGATTGTATGGCCCCTGAGTCTGAATTAATTAAAGCAGGTATAAAGGTTGAGGGAAAAGAAGTATATGAATTAGCCAATGGGCAGTCTGTAGAATACAAATTTGGATTTGCAAGAGTTTCATTCATGGGATCGGAAACAGTAACACAAGTAATATTTGGATCTGAAGATTCAGAGCCAATCCTCGGTGTAGTGGCATTAGAAAATACAGGCATAGGAGTTGACCCTGTTACAAGAACCCTCAAAAGAATGGCTGCAAAACCGTTGAAGTCCTTTACGACGGCAGGCTGA